The following proteins are co-located in the Solenopsis invicta isolate M01_SB chromosome 7, UNIL_Sinv_3.0, whole genome shotgun sequence genome:
- the LOC105200052 gene encoding protein Wnt-6 isoform X2, protein MEMRPVLVAICLLLVTPITGSFWTVGSQLVMDPMLVCKKTRRLKGKLADICRKEPSLLKEIAKGVQVGTRECQYQFRNRRWNCTTVRRSLKKILLRDTRETGFVNAITAAGVTYAVTRACTMGDLVECSCDKMTSKGNRLAKFARTVEAKKSLPTEGDWEWGGCGDNVNFGFKKSREFMDAPYRKRSDIKTLVKLHNNDAGRLAVRNFMRTECKCHGLSGSCTVRTCWRKMPPFREVGNRLKESFDGAAKVIPSNDGHSFITEGPTIKPPGRFDLIYSEDSPDFCKLNRKTGSLGTTGRQCNATSPGVEGCELLCCGRGYDTRIVKEKVNCQCRFRWCCEVTCNTCLVKKTINTCR, encoded by the exons GACTGTAGGAAGCCAGCTGGTGATGGATCCGATGCTGGTTTGCAAAAAAACGAGACGATTGAAAGGGAAACTAGCTGACATTTGTCGTAAGGAACCATCTCTGCTGAAAGAAATCGCGAAGGGTGTTCAAGTGGGCACTAGAGAATGTCAGTACCAATTCCGAAATCGAAGGTGGAACTGCACGACCGTCAGGAGATCTCTCAAGAAGATTCTGCTCCGCG ATACGCGGGAGACGGGTTTCGTGAACGCCATCACCGCCGCTGGAGTTACTTATGCGGTTACCAGAGCCTGCACTATGGGTGACCTCGTGGAATGCTCCTGCGATAAGATGACGTCGAAGG GTAACCGTCTGGCTAAATTTGCGCGTACGGTCGAAGCGAAGAAAAGTTTGCCGACGGAAGGAGACTGGGAATGGGGAGGATGCGGCGATAACGTGAACtttggatttaaaaaatctcgAGAATTCATGGACGCGCCGTATCGTAAAAGAAGTGACATAAAAACGCTGGTAAAGCTTCATAATAACGACGCTGGTCGTCTG GCCGTACGCAACTTTATGAGGACCGAATGTAAGTGCCACGGGCTCTCTGGCTCCTGCACGGTGCGCACTTGTTGGCGCAAGATGCCGCCGTTTCGGGAGGTCGGCAATCGATTGAAGGAGTCCTTTGACGGCGCGGCCAAAGTCATTCCCAGCAACGACGGCCACAGTTTCATCACTGAGGGCCCCACGATCAAGCCGCCCGGTAGATTCGACCTGATCTACAGCGAGGACTCGCCGGACTTCTGCAAGCTGAACCGGAAGACCGGTTCCTTGGGGACGACGGGGCGTCAGTGTAACGCGACTAGTCCTGGGGTCGAGGGCTGTGAGCTCCTCTGCTGCGGTAGAGGCTACGACACCAGAATCGTCAAGGAGAAGGTCAATTGTCAGTGTAGGTTCCGGTGGTGTTGCGAAGTCACGTGCAACACGTGTCTCGTTAAGAAGACCATCAACACTTGCCGCTAG